The Scyliorhinus canicula chromosome 17, sScyCan1.1, whole genome shotgun sequence DNA window caaATACAGAGAGCTGttctcatttcattccctcaaccctttaacatctTTTTCACAGATAcatttcagaaccttaatattacaCATAGCAGCAAGGTTAtaacaagacaataaatgtaatTCACTTCCACAGAGGAAGTGTTTGAGATCTGAACCACTACGGTCGTGTTATCAGCAAACATGTGGGTGgatttggagccaaattttgccatgcagtcatgtgtgtattggGAGTGCAGCCTTGCGGTGCTCCTGAATTGAGAACGAtcgtggaggtgttgttgttgtttatccttactgattgtggtctatgggtcagaaagtcgaggattcagttgcagaaaGAGGAGCCTAGTCCtaaattttggagttttgatatgagcttggctgggataatggtgttgaaggtggagctgtagttaatgaataggagtctgacgtaggagtccttgttgtcgagatgctccaaggGCAAGtaaagggccagggagatggcatctgctgtggaccggttgtggtggtgTGCGAATTGCAATGGAACAAGGAatgctgggagtatggagttgatgtgtccaaCATCTCGAAGcaattcataatgatcgatgtcaaggccactggatggtagtcattgaggcacgttgcctggttctcctttggcaccggtatggatggtggtcttcttgaagcaggtgggaacctcggaacggagtagggagagggcgAGGATGTCCGGAAACACATCCACCAGTTGGTCCGCGGAGGATCTGGGTGCACggcagggactccgtcaggacctgttgctttccaagggttcactttcaagaaggccgatctgactttggaggctgtgatggtgggtatgggtgtgtccaaggctgctggggaagtttgttggtttcctgctcgaagtaagcatagaatgcatcgagTTTGTCGGGGAGGCTGCGCTGCTGCtgaagattctactcggctttactTTGCACCCATGTTATTTAATCATGGCCACAACCAACGAGAGTCCATGTCGTTAATCTGTgattctagcttagtctggtattgtctcttggagtcagtgatggctttgcagaggtcataCCTAGGTCTTTTgattaggtcagggtcgcctgtcttgaaccCCTCAGACGTGGCCTTCAGTAAGGAGTGAATCACCCGATTAAACCATGGATTCTGGTTGGGTAACGTACAGACTACCTTCTTTGAcacacaatcttctacacacttactgatgaagtctgtgatggtgctggCAAACTGGTTTAGGTTGGGTGCCGAGTTCTTGAATAtgaaccagtccactgactccaagctgtCGCTTAGGAGCTCTTCCTTTGCCTCAGACCAGCATTTGCACAACcgtcttaaccggattctcccattcagtttctgcttgtatgccgggagaaggagcgccatcttgtggtccgattttccgaagtgcagTCAGGGATGGATCATCaggcgcccttgatgtttgtgtagcagtggtcaaggatgttggggcccctgttgggacggagatgtgttggtggaattttgtctGTACAGTCTCGAGGTTGGCCTGGTtaaagtccccggccacgatgaacaaagcCTCCGGGTATTCTGCTTCATTGTTAGTTATAGCGGTTACAATTCatcaagcaccttcttcacctccgcctggggtgggatgtagaccgctgtgatgatggcagaagtgaactcagTGGAAGGTAGTATGGACGGTACTTCACAGtcgggtattccaggtccgggagcagtagttcgccagggtcaccacatccgagcaccaggaggagttgatgagaagacaaatccctccacccactccaggttcagtcctggatgtgattaacagcaggaataacagcagaatctAACCCAACAGCACTTGTGAACCCTTTGGTGTCTCAGCATgttggatgaccgagtgaatccctccccacagtgagagcaggtgaatggcctctccccggtgtgaactcgctggtgtctccgcaatgTGGATGACGTTCTAAATgtctttgtgcagtgagagcagttgaacagtttctcctcggtgtgaatgcgctggtgggaCATCAGTACCCGAGAGCTTTTAAACccactcccacagtcagagcatttaaagggtctctcattggtgtgagtgacattgtggcTCAGCAAGTGATGATCGAGTGAATCTTTTCCCAGTTGGAGAGGTGAATGGGCTCTCCCCGGTGTGACCTCGCTCGTGTCTCATCAGGTTGGATGAGGTTCTAAagctctttgtgcagtgagagcagctgaacggtctctcctcagagTGAACGCGCTGGTGGGACATCAGTAGCCGAGAGGTTTTGAAACCCCTCctgcagtcagagcatttaaagggccTACTCGTGGTGTGAATGACATTGTGTTTCCGCAGGCTGGATAATTcagtgaatcccttatcacacacagtgcagatgaatggcttctcccccgtgtgaactcgctggtgtgcctgcaggttggataactgagtgaatcccttcccacagtcagagcaggtgaatggcctctccccggtgtgaactcgttcGTGTCTCCGCAGGCTGCCAATCTCactgaatcccttttcacactgacaacaggtgaaaggcctctctccagtgtgaactcgttcgtgTCTCCGCAGGCTGCCAATGTCactgaatcccttttcacactgagagcaggtgaaaggtctctccccagtgtgaactcgttcgtgtctccgcaggttgccaATGTCactgaatcccttttcacactgagagcaggtgaaaggcttctctccagtgtgaactcgttcgtgTTTCCGCAGGTTGCCAATGTCactgaatcccttttcacactgagagcaggtgaaaggcctctctccagtgtgaactcgttcgtgTCTCCGCAGTTTGCCAATGTCAgcgaatcccttttcacactgagagcaggtgaatggcctctctccagtgtgactatgTTGATGCCTTGCCAGCTCGTGTGgggctctgaatcccttcccacaaacagagcaggtgaacggcctctctccagtgtgaactcgttcgtgtctccgcaagctgccaatgtcagtgaatcccttttcacactgagagcaggtgtaacggtctctctccagtgtgaactcgtgcGTGTTTCCGCAGGCTACCaatgtcagtgaatcccttcccacagtctgagcaggtgaaaggcctctctccagtgtgaatgcgttggtgccTTGCCAGCTCGTGTGGGGttgggaatcccttcccacaatcctcacatttcctTGGTTTCTCCATGATCCGGGTGATCTTGTGTCTCACCACgttggatgatcagttgaagcttcgtccacacacagaacacctatacagtctctccctgctgtgaatggtgtagtattttttcaggctgtgtaactggttgaagctctttccacagtcagtgctctgtaaCAGTCTCacacgggtgtgtgtgtctcagtgtcttttccagacacactgatgtttaaaatctcttgaagcagacagaatagacaaacatttctccttctcgatTCAAACGCAGATGATCCCAAGACTCGAGTGACTCAGTCAGTTCTTGACCGGATATTTACTTTGAGATATCGGCCTCAAACTCCTCTCGTTCGAACTTCCTGCAATCAGATTTTACAATAGTAATcattgtcagtacaggatagaaactcagaacagacaattctagtttccatCGAACATTCTTCCTCTGTCTTTCCCTGAAATGCTCTGAATctcaatcccacacactctccctccattctcactctgctgtatctaatattcaccctcccaattctcctgaaggtgctgattcaggctgattgacagatccatgctcactgcttcctgtcctggacacagagacctgAAAATCTTCATGCAGGCTGCCAGACAGATATATGTCTATATTACTGGATGAAAAATGTGTGTAATATACAGACTGTATTCACTTACTTTCCCTCCCAattttcctgaaggtgctgatcaaCAAATCTAAACTCACTAAAACCTGTACAAGAGGAGAGAATCTCCATATAAGGACATTTACTGATCAGAGATAGGGAAATTCTGAGGAAGAATTTTATTTAGTCATGGAGTGGACAGGACAGGGAACTCACTGCCCACAAGGGTTGTGGAAGTCCAGATAATCaataatttaaaattaaatagGATGGTCATTTGAAGAAAATAAGCTTTCAGGGGAACAGGGATATcgagggggaatgggactgactggattactgtacagagagtCAGCATTGACTTGAGTTCCCAAATGGATTCTGTCAGTGCTGCAATGACTgtatgactggaaatatataatgtGGGTACAGTACTATATAACAAAACTAGAACTAATAATACTTGTATTTCATTACAGAACCATCAATAATATATACATAATACATACCATATAAGTATACtagacatatctctgtccattCTTAAATTTTTaagaattaatttacag harbors:
- the LOC119951573 gene encoding gastrula zinc finger protein XlCGF57.1-like, producing the protein MYLYGIIILEVLVSLDLLISTFRKIGRENTRSPGSWRNQGNVRIVGRDSQPHTSWQGTNAFTLERGLSPAQTVGRDSLTLVACGNTHEFTLERDRYTCSQCEKGFTDIGSLRRHERVHTGERPFTCSVCGKGFRAPHELARHQHSHTGERPFTCSQCEKGFADIGKLRRHERVHTGERPFTCSQCEKGFSDIGNLRKHERVHTGEKPFTCSQCEKGFSDIGNLRRHERVHTGERPFTCSQCEKGFSDIGSLRRHERVHTGERPFTCCQCEKGFSEIGSLRRHERVHTGERPFTCSDCGKGFTQLSNLQAHQRVHTGEKPFICTVCDKGFTELSSLRKHNVIHTTSRPFKCSDCRRGFKTSRLLMSHQRVHSEERPFSCSHCTKSFRTSSNLMRHERGHTGESPFTSPTGKRFTRSSLAEPQCHSHQ